Within Candidatus Amarolinea dominans, the genomic segment TTGGAGATCGGTCTGCACGAGGGCGTGATGGGCTGGGTTGCGCGCGAGAAGCGTCATCGCTATGTGCTGGACATCGCCCAGGACCCGGATTTCAAGCACAAGGACTGGGCCAGCCAGCAGGGATTGGTCTCCATGCTCTGCGTGCCGCTGCTGACCGGCGACCGGGTCTTTGGCACGTTGGCGGTCTACACCACCTACGAACATGAGTTCAACGGCGATGAGGTGCGCGGTCTGCACACCTTTGCCACGCAGGCTGCGATTGCCTTTGCCAGCGCGCAGCGCCAACAGCAGTTGCTGCGTGCGAATGAAGTGCGCACCGCGGAGCTGCACAAGGCAACGCATGGCTTGCGTTCGCCGCTCGCCCAGGCCAAGAACATTACCGGCAACCTGCTGGCGGGCAAGCTGGGCGCTCTGACCAAAAAGCAGCATGATCGCCTGGAAAAACTGACGGGTTACCTCGAGCGCCAACAGCGTCAGATTGACAAACTTCTGCTCCTCAGCCGGCTGGAGGCGGGCGGCGACCATCCGGGCATCTCGTTCGATCCGAAACAGCTCAACGTGAGAACTCTCTTGCGCCAGGCGCAGCGGCGGGCCGCAGACCCCGCCCAGCGCAAGAAGCTGCATCTCGGCATCAAGCGTTTTGCCCATGCCAGCCTGGCCGTGTGGGGGATCAGTACACCCTGGAGCAGGTGCTGGACAACCTGATCGAGAACGCCATCAAATTCACCCCGGCGGGCGGCGCCATCACCCTGGGCTGTGACACCTGGAAGGACCGCATACGTATCACGATCAGCGACAGCGGCATCGGCATCCCAGAGGAGATGCGCACGCGCGTGTTCGAGAAGTATTTTCAGATCACGAACACGAGCCAGGATCAAACCACAGGGCTTGGCTTGGGGCTGGCCATTTGCCAGGAGATTGTGCAGCGGCATGGCGGCGAGATCGAAATACACGACACGCCGGGGGGTGGCGCGACGTTTATGGTTTTCTTGCCGGGAAACTGAGGAGGAAGGCAGAGAGCGCAGAGCGGAAAGTGCAAAGTGCAAAGTGCAAAGTGCAAAGTGCAAAGTGCAGAGTGCAGAGCGGAAAGTGCAAAGGGCAGAGTAGGGGCAGAGCGGAAAGTGCAAAGTGCAAAGTGCAGAGTGCAAAAGGTAGGGGCAGAGTAGGGGCTGAATGCTCGGAGCTGAATGTGTGAGGCGGGTTGGGCTTTCTGGTTTGAGTTCTGGGGTTTTGACTTTGGGATATGCGGAGGATGGTATGCAGGGTGCAAAGCTATTGGTGATTGATGACGAGCCGGGGTTTGGCGAGAGCCTGGCCGATTGGTTCACGCCGTTGGGGTACCAGGTCAGCGAGGCGGCCAGCGGCGCGGAGGGAGTCGAACTAGCGCTGGCGCAGCGGCCCGACGCGATCATCCTGGACATCCTGATGCCAGGGATGGACGGCTTTGCGGTGATTCGCGCGCTGCGTGAAAACGACCTGACGCGTGACATCCCGATCGTGGTGTGGTCGGTGACCAGCGAGGATTTGAGCAGCCGGCTGCGTGGGCTGCGTTTTGGCGCCGACTACATTTTATTGAAGAGCAAAGAGCTGCACGAGCTTGAAGAGGTGCTGCGGCGCACGTTGGGGCGGCGCAAGCCAGCGTCCGCTTCATCGCCTGCCACATTGTCCGCTTCATTGTCCGCTTCATTGCCCGCGGTATCTGCCAGCGGCCTGATCTACGACCCGGACGAAGTGCTGGTTTACCGCGACGGCGTGCGTCTCAACGTCGAGTTGACGCCCAACGAGGCGAGCCTCATGCACTGTTTGTGGGAGAACCGCAATCACCTGACCACGCGTGACGACATTGCCGCCAGCGTCTACAGCGATGTGCAGAATCGGGAAGGCGTCAGCAATGAAGCCATGGATCGCCTGGTGGGGCGGCTCAGGCAAAAGATCGAGCCGGACCTCAAGGCCCCGCGTTACGTCCAGACCGTGCGTGGCTTCGGTTACCGCCTGGCGCCGAGCGGCCAGCCGTTCAATCATGAGGGTGGGTAGGGAGAGCCGTGGCAGGCGCGGTTGCCATAAAGGACAACTGATGCTATGATGGCCGCCTTCAAGAACATCCTCAGCCCATTGGAACGCTGCCTGTCATGCACCTGTAGGATTGATGACAGGTTTGGCGGGAGCCAAATCTCTACAATCTCCACGTACGACCACGTAGATTCCCCGCAGCATCGCACAGCGCAGGTTCTTGTTCTGATTGACAGAAGGAGGCGTAACGATGGCTGTTGTTATTGCACTGGCACTGTTGGTTGTTGTGGTGATCTTTGTCCTGGCCCCTCCGCCGCCAGACTCGCCCCCAGTCGTTTTCATTTCGCCGCTTGTGGCGCTCCCTGACCCAACGCGATCCAGGGGGCAACCCTGGCCGCCCTGATCTTGCTGGTCATCCTGTTACTCACGCTGTTTGGCCTGATCCGGCCGTTCCTGAGCTGATTGTCGAAGATGGGCATGAAATCGTAACGGGAGGCGTATGAACGGGAGGCGCACGATGGAAACCTTTTTGATATTCGCAGCCGTGTTAGGATTCGTGGTCCTGGTGAATTCGGCCGTAGGCGCTGGTCGCAACCGCACAACCGCCGACGCCCCCGAGACGTCCCGGAACTACGACATCACGACCCTGATCTTGATCCTCATCCTGGGTGGGGTGCTCTACTACCTCAGCCAGCAGACGCCGTTGTAGTGTTCCGATCGGGCCGGCCAGGTGTTCACCACCTGGCCGGCTGTTTTTTTGCCTGGCGCGCGTGTTTGCACGAATCATAAGAGTTGTACAAATCGCACGAGTTGTAAAAGTTGACAGACTTTGACAGAAAGATGGAAGACCACTGAAAGAGTCTTTATGCTATAGTAAGTGCAACAACCGGCCGCGTGCATGATCGCAGTGCCTGCATGAGGAGGATCATCAATGGACATACGGCGCC encodes:
- a CDS encoding GAF domain-containing protein; this translates as MGWVAREKRHRYVLDIAQDPDFKHKDWASQQGLVSMLCVPLLTGDRVFGTLAVYTTYEHEFNGDEVRGLHTFATQAAIAFASAQRQQQLLRANEVRTAELHKATHGLRSPLAQAKNITGNLLAGKLGALTKKQHDRLEKLTGYLERQQRQIDKLLLLSRLEAGGDHPGISFDPKQLNVRTLLRQAQRRAADPAQRKKLHLGIKRFAHASLAVWGISTPWSRCWTT
- a CDS encoding ATP-binding protein; its protein translation is MGDQYTLEQVLDNLIENAIKFTPAGGAITLGCDTWKDRIRITISDSGIGIPEEMRTRVFEKYFQITNTSQDQTTGLGLGLAICQEIVQRHGGEIEIHDTPGGGATFMVFLPGN
- a CDS encoding response regulator transcription factor yields the protein MQGAKLLVIDDEPGFGESLADWFTPLGYQVSEAASGAEGVELALAQRPDAIILDILMPGMDGFAVIRALRENDLTRDIPIVVWSVTSEDLSSRLRGLRFGADYILLKSKELHELEEVLRRTLGRRKPASASSPATLSASLSASLPAVSASGLIYDPDEVLVYRDGVRLNVELTPNEASLMHCLWENRNHLTTRDDIAASVYSDVQNREGVSNEAMDRLVGRLRQKIEPDLKAPRYVQTVRGFGYRLAPSGQPFNHEGG